The Candidatus Methylomirabilota bacterium genome includes a region encoding these proteins:
- a CDS encoding anti-sigma factor antagonist (This anti-anti-sigma factor, or anti-sigma factor antagonist, belongs to a family that includes characterized members SpoIIAA, RsbV, RsfA, and RsfB.) produces the protein MDLTPRRFANAVVVRPTGRVDHAAAPAFRAALAPHLERCAAGQDGVVLDFSGVDYISSDGLRVLVLAAKQARAQGGTLLVTELAARVREIFEITRFEQVVEIVPTLREALARVSPAAAAAFAGDAGLRVHFWGTRGSIPVAMSGATVRDKIVAALVAAAGRGIDTLDAARAFVERELDFSLAQTFGGDSACVELLTGGPELVLCDLGSGARVFGNHLLATRGGTGHTVNVFMSHLHWDHIMGVPFFMPAYLPGNRIRIHGCHAALEEAFRRQHAAPSFPVDFGRLGATIEFVTLEPGRDYEIAGLRVRGKRQLHGGDSYGYRFEMGGKAVVYSTDSEHKRDDPAETDAFVEFFRDADLVIFDAMYSLADAISVKEDWGHSSNIVGVELCQLARVKHLCLFHHEPINDDTTIARIVRETRRLEEITRRGRGLEVSAAYDGLEIAV, from the coding sequence ATGGACCTCACCCCGCGACGCTTCGCCAACGCGGTGGTGGTGCGCCCGACCGGGCGCGTCGACCACGCGGCGGCGCCCGCGTTCCGCGCCGCCCTGGCCCCGCATCTCGAGCGCTGCGCCGCCGGGCAGGACGGCGTGGTGCTCGACTTCTCCGGGGTCGACTACATCTCGAGCGACGGCCTCCGTGTGCTCGTCCTCGCCGCCAAGCAGGCGCGCGCCCAGGGCGGCACGCTGCTCGTGACCGAGCTCGCCGCCCGCGTCCGCGAGATCTTCGAGATCACCCGCTTCGAGCAGGTGGTGGAGATCGTCCCCACCCTGCGCGAGGCGCTGGCGCGGGTCTCGCCCGCCGCCGCCGCCGCATTCGCGGGCGACGCGGGCTTGCGCGTGCACTTCTGGGGCACCCGCGGCTCCATCCCGGTGGCGATGTCCGGGGCGACGGTGCGGGACAAGATCGTCGCCGCGCTGGTGGCGGCGGCGGGGCGCGGTATCGACACGCTCGACGCCGCGCGCGCCTTCGTGGAGCGCGAGCTGGATTTCTCCCTGGCACAAACGTTCGGGGGCGACTCCGCCTGCGTCGAGCTCCTGACCGGTGGGCCCGAGCTCGTGCTCTGCGATCTGGGCTCGGGGGCGCGGGTGTTCGGCAATCACCTGCTCGCCACGCGCGGCGGCACCGGCCACACCGTGAACGTGTTCATGTCGCACCTGCACTGGGACCACATCATGGGGGTCCCGTTCTTCATGCCCGCCTATCTCCCCGGCAACCGCATCCGCATCCACGGCTGTCACGCCGCCCTCGAGGAGGCCTTCCGGCGCCAGCACGCGGCGCCGTCTTTCCCGGTGGACTTCGGGCGGCTCGGCGCCACCATTGAGTTCGTCACGCTCGAGCCGGGCCGCGACTACGAGATCGCGGGGCTGCGCGTGCGGGGGAAGCGGCAGCTCCACGGCGGCGATTCCTACGGCTATCGCTTCGAGATGGGCGGCAAGGCCGTGGTGTACTCCACCGACTCCGAGCACAAGCGCGACGACCCCGCGGAGACGGACGCCTTCGTGGAGTTCTTCCGCGACGCCGACCTCGTGATCTTCGACGCCATGTACTCCCTCGCCGACGCGATCTCGGTGAAGGAGGACTGGGGCCATTCGAGCAACATCGTGGGCGTGGAGCTCTGCCAGCTCGCCCGGGTGAAGCACCTCTGCCTCTTCCACCACGAGCCCATCAACGATGACACCACCATCGCCCGCATCGTGCGCGAGACCCGCCGGCTGGAGGAGATCACCCGGCGGGGCCGCGGGCTCGAGGTCTCCGCCGCGTACGACGGGCTCGAGATCGCGGTCTAG
- a CDS encoding ABC transporter ATP-binding protein — protein MSKLTLRGVTRRFGAFTAVDAFALDLAEGEFVSLLGPSGCGKTTTLRMIAGFLSPSEGTIEMDGRVISSPASSLPPERRGMSMIFQSYAIWPNMTVGENVAFGLTVRKRPRTEIRERVDRILDVVRMKHLAGRYPQELSGGQQQRVALARAIVVQPAVLLLDEPLSNLDANLREEMRYEIRRLHDEFHITTVYVTHDQAEAMVTSDRIAVMNQGRVEQVDAPRALYASPRTRFVAGFIGRTNFLEGEARGADVCFDGFAIPAARFRQLPPARGVVSFSLRPQSIQLHGRVPAQSDGAAVIAGRVIQRAYLGEHWDYAVRPEGSALVLRVSARPHEVFEADARVWLELDPRQMAPIE, from the coding sequence GTGAGCAAGCTCACCCTGCGCGGCGTCACCCGGCGCTTCGGCGCATTCACCGCCGTGGACGCCTTCGCCCTGGACCTCGCCGAGGGCGAGTTCGTCTCGCTCCTCGGGCCGTCGGGCTGCGGCAAGACCACCACCCTTCGGATGATCGCCGGCTTTCTCTCGCCCAGCGAGGGCACGATCGAGATGGACGGCCGGGTGATCTCCTCGCCCGCCTCCTCGCTGCCCCCCGAGCGGCGCGGCATGTCGATGATCTTCCAGAGCTACGCGATCTGGCCGAACATGACGGTGGGGGAGAACGTGGCCTTCGGCCTCACCGTGCGCAAGCGTCCCCGGACGGAGATCCGCGAGCGCGTGGATCGAATCCTGGACGTCGTGCGCATGAAGCACCTCGCCGGCCGCTACCCGCAGGAGCTGTCCGGCGGCCAGCAACAGCGTGTGGCCCTGGCCCGCGCCATCGTGGTGCAGCCGGCGGTGCTCCTCCTCGACGAGCCCCTGTCCAACCTCGACGCCAACCTCCGCGAGGAGATGCGCTACGAAATCCGGCGGCTCCACGACGAATTCCACATCACCACCGTCTACGTCACCCACGACCAGGCCGAGGCCATGGTGACCTCGGATCGCATCGCGGTGATGAACCAGGGCCGGGTGGAGCAGGTGGACGCGCCGCGCGCCCTCTACGCGAGCCCGCGGACGCGCTTCGTCGCGGGCTTCATCGGGCGCACCAATTTCCTGGAGGGCGAGGCGCGGGGCGCCGACGTCTGCTTCGACGGCTTCGCCATTCCCGCCGCGCGCTTCCGCCAGCTGCCGCCCGCCCGCGGCGTCGTCTCCTTCAGCCTGCGCCCGCAGAGCATCCAGCTGCACGGGCGCGTCCCCGCCCAGTCCGACGGCGCCGCCGTCATCGCCGGCCGCGTGATCCAGCGCGCCTATCTCGGTGAGCACTGGGACTACGCGGTGCGCCCCGAGGGCAGCGCGCTCGTGCTCCGCGTCAGCGCCCGGCCCCACGAGGTCTTCGAGGCGGACGCGCGCGTGTGGCTCGAGCTGGACCCGCGCCAGATGGCGCCCATCGAGTAG
- a CDS encoding iron ABC transporter permease → MAIEAARLAAGATTPPRRWRHLDRSVLIWALLVLVLLVLVINPLARLLWTSFQHPDTGAFTLENYATAYGRWRYVEALLNSLLVGLAAALLCVVFGVPMAWAVSRTDMPAKGLVWAAVLGTFIMPNYLGAVAWILLAGPNAGWLNRAFTALTGASAGPFNVYSMPGLVLVIACYSFPYMFVFTRGALDLVSSEMEDAASTLGAGTVRTTLRITLPLVLPAILGASIVVFLEAIALFGTPALIALPARFQVITTTLWQMFEFPPRLQVAAAYSMPLLLVTVFLFWLQYRIIARKGYVALTGKGGERRPVHLGPWRWVALGYCLFVTSLSFFLPLLVILQAAFAKAWGRGFSLDNVTFRNVRFVLFDQPATRRATLNTFVYAGAASLLALGLALAIAYIVARRLVPLGRLLTYVAMAPFVIPGIVLAIGFYAAYTAPPLVLYGTGWILILAFATRFLPIAYTNSEAAIRAINPELEDAARILGGGRFLALRKVVGPLLKRGLAGAFILVFIPATRELSSAIFLYTTGTQVLSVLLFDKSDEGNFELLSAMGLILVVVTVALILVGFRLVGRDFLLRRTAT, encoded by the coding sequence ATGGCGATCGAGGCCGCGCGACTGGCCGCCGGGGCCACCACGCCCCCGCGGCGCTGGCGGCACCTCGATCGGAGCGTGCTGATCTGGGCGCTCCTGGTCCTCGTGCTGCTGGTGCTGGTCATCAACCCGCTCGCGCGGCTACTCTGGACGAGCTTCCAGCACCCCGACACCGGCGCCTTCACCCTGGAGAACTACGCCACCGCCTACGGGCGGTGGCGCTACGTCGAGGCCCTGCTCAACTCGCTCCTGGTGGGGCTCGCCGCCGCGCTGCTCTGCGTGGTGTTCGGCGTGCCGATGGCGTGGGCGGTGTCGCGGACGGACATGCCCGCCAAGGGGCTGGTGTGGGCGGCGGTGCTCGGCACCTTCATCATGCCCAACTATCTCGGCGCGGTGGCATGGATCCTCCTCGCCGGACCAAATGCGGGCTGGCTCAACCGCGCGTTCACCGCGCTCACCGGCGCCAGCGCCGGCCCCTTCAACGTGTACAGCATGCCGGGGCTGGTCCTCGTGATCGCCTGCTACTCCTTCCCCTACATGTTCGTGTTCACCCGGGGCGCGCTCGACCTCGTGTCCTCCGAGATGGAGGACGCGGCGAGCACACTCGGCGCGGGCACCGTGCGCACCACACTCCGGATCACCCTCCCCCTCGTCCTGCCCGCCATCCTGGGCGCGTCCATCGTGGTGTTCCTGGAGGCGATCGCCCTCTTCGGCACCCCCGCCCTCATCGCGCTGCCCGCGCGCTTCCAGGTCATCACCACCACGCTCTGGCAGATGTTCGAGTTCCCGCCGCGCCTCCAGGTGGCCGCCGCGTACTCGATGCCGCTGCTCCTCGTCACGGTGTTCCTGTTCTGGCTCCAGTACCGCATCATCGCGCGCAAGGGCTACGTGGCGCTCACCGGCAAGGGGGGCGAGCGCCGCCCCGTCCACCTCGGCCCCTGGCGCTGGGTCGCGCTCGGTTACTGCCTCTTCGTCACCTCGCTGTCCTTCTTCCTTCCGCTCCTGGTGATCCTGCAGGCCGCGTTCGCGAAGGCGTGGGGCCGCGGCTTCTCGCTCGACAACGTGACGTTCCGGAACGTCCGCTTCGTGCTGTTCGACCAGCCCGCGACGCGCCGGGCGACGCTCAACACGTTCGTCTACGCAGGGGCAGCGTCCCTCCTCGCGTTGGGATTGGCCCTGGCCATCGCCTACATCGTGGCGCGCCGTCTCGTTCCCCTGGGCCGCCTCCTCACCTACGTGGCGATGGCTCCGTTCGTCATCCCCGGCATCGTGCTCGCCATCGGCTTCTATGCCGCCTACACCGCGCCCCCCCTCGTGCTGTATGGGACGGGGTGGATCCTCATCCTCGCGTTTGCCACCCGCTTCTTGCCCATCGCCTACACGAACAGCGAGGCCGCCATCCGCGCCATCAATCCGGAGCTGGAAGACGCCGCGCGCATCCTCGGCGGCGGGCGCTTCCTCGCGCTCCGGAAGGTCGTGGGCCCGCTCCTCAAGCGCGGGCTCGCGGGAGCCTTCATCCTCGTGTTCATCCCGGCCACGCGCGAGCTATCGTCGGCGATCTTCCTCTACACCACCGGCACCCAGGTCCTCTCCGTGCTCCTCTTCGACAAGAGCGACGAGGGCAACTTCGAGCTGCTCTCGGCGATGGGGCTCATCCTCGTGGTGGTGACGGTGGCGTTGATCCTGGTGGGCTTCCGGCTGGTCGGCCGTGACTTCCTCCTGCGCCGGACGGCCACGTGA
- a CDS encoding extracellular solute-binding protein: protein MITRILALAAAVVVLGTAPVGAFDGEKALHEAAKKEKELTWYTAHYNSETAAALCQGFEKKYPGVKCNYVRTTAQVAYQRLAQDHKAGIAQASVISSTDQGHYTKMKQDGWLLPYKPKNLSELVEAFKPFNDPDDQFVATAAGLVLITYNTSVVAPSEAPKKWTDLADPKWKNKVSIGHPGFSGYVGTWVVQMKKLYGWDYFKKLEQNKPRIGRSINDTVTMLNAKESLVAAGPSATTLESKAKGNPLAVVYPEDGAVLMVSASGIVKNAPAPNAAKLFMEYLLSREGNEVVVSQYQDPVNKHVKPMAGGKSIAEVKTIRPSLAEIEKGIPEVKELFRETFGI, encoded by the coding sequence ATGATCACCCGGATCCTCGCCCTCGCCGCCGCCGTCGTCGTCCTCGGGACCGCGCCCGTGGGCGCGTTCGACGGCGAGAAGGCGCTCCACGAGGCGGCCAAGAAGGAAAAGGAGCTCACCTGGTACACCGCCCACTACAACTCCGAGACGGCGGCGGCCCTCTGCCAGGGCTTCGAGAAGAAGTACCCCGGGGTGAAGTGCAACTACGTGCGCACCACCGCGCAGGTCGCGTATCAGCGCCTCGCCCAGGACCACAAGGCGGGCATCGCGCAGGCCTCGGTCATCAGCTCCACCGACCAGGGCCACTACACCAAGATGAAGCAGGACGGATGGCTCCTGCCCTACAAGCCGAAGAATCTCTCCGAACTGGTGGAGGCCTTCAAGCCCTTCAACGATCCCGACGACCAGTTCGTCGCCACCGCGGCCGGGCTCGTGCTCATCACCTACAACACGAGCGTGGTCGCTCCGTCGGAAGCGCCGAAGAAGTGGACCGACCTCGCCGACCCAAAGTGGAAGAACAAGGTCTCCATCGGGCACCCCGGCTTCAGCGGCTACGTCGGGACCTGGGTGGTCCAGATGAAGAAGCTCTACGGCTGGGACTACTTCAAGAAGCTCGAGCAGAACAAGCCGCGCATCGGCCGCTCGATCAACGACACCGTGACGATGCTGAACGCCAAGGAGAGCCTCGTGGCCGCGGGGCCCTCCGCGACCACGCTGGAGAGCAAGGCCAAGGGCAATCCCCTCGCCGTCGTGTACCCGGAGGACGGCGCGGTGCTCATGGTGTCGGCCTCCGGCATCGTCAAGAATGCGCCCGCGCCCAATGCGGCCAAGCTCTTCATGGAGTACCTCCTGAGCCGCGAGGGCAACGAGGTCGTGGTCTCGCAGTACCAGGATCCGGTGAACAAGCACGTCAAGCCGATGGCGGGCGGGAAGTCCATCGCGGAGGTGAAGACGATCCGGCCCAGCCTGGCCGAGATCGAGAAGGGGATTCCCGAGGTGAAGGAACTGTTCCGCGAGACGTTCGGGATCTAG
- a CDS encoding enoyl-CoA hydratase — translation MGYAEVLYEVKDRVATVTLNRPDKLNAWTAVMGREVRAAMHEANEDDGVRVIVLTGAGRGFCAGADMGLLSGLSGNATGGEEAEAVLRRERAPGDAATGAAAEFGGPYAYFPTLAKPVLAALNGATAGLGLVVTLYCDVRFASDTAVFTTSFARRGLIAEHGVSWMLPRLVGLQNALDLLLSARKIDAYEALRMGLVSQVLPAASFMSGVLGYARELADFVSPRSMGVIKRQLWQAQFQGLAEAAAVADEEMRKSFGAEDFKEGVAHFLEKRAPRFTGR, via the coding sequence CGACCCGACAAGCTCAACGCGTGGACGGCCGTGATGGGGCGTGAGGTCCGGGCCGCGATGCACGAGGCGAACGAGGACGACGGCGTGCGCGTGATCGTGCTCACCGGCGCCGGCCGCGGGTTCTGCGCGGGCGCCGACATGGGCCTCCTCTCCGGGCTCTCCGGCAACGCCACGGGGGGCGAGGAGGCCGAGGCGGTGCTGCGGCGCGAGCGAGCGCCGGGCGATGCCGCGACCGGCGCGGCCGCCGAGTTCGGCGGACCCTACGCCTACTTTCCCACTCTGGCCAAGCCGGTGCTGGCCGCGCTCAACGGCGCCACCGCCGGACTCGGCCTCGTCGTCACCCTCTACTGCGACGTGCGCTTCGCCAGCGACACCGCGGTCTTCACCACATCGTTCGCGCGCCGCGGGCTCATCGCGGAGCACGGGGTGTCCTGGATGCTTCCGCGGCTGGTGGGACTTCAAAACGCGCTCGACCTCCTGCTCTCCGCGCGGAAGATCGACGCCTACGAGGCGCTCCGGATGGGCCTGGTGTCCCAGGTGCTGCCCGCCGCCTCCTTCATGTCCGGCGTGCTGGGCTACGCGCGCGAGCTCGCGGACTTCGTCTCGCCTCGCTCGATGGGCGTGATCAAGCGCCAGCTGTGGCAGGCCCAGTTCCAGGGCCTCGCCGAGGCCGCCGCGGTGGCCGACGAGGAGATGCGGAAGAGCTTCGGCGCCGAGGACTTCAAGGAAGGGGTCGCGCACTTCCTCGAGAAGCGGGCCCCGCGCTTCACCGGCCGTTAA